A single Candidatus Omnitrophota bacterium DNA region contains:
- a CDS encoding UPF0489 family protein: MKIPIKTVEDHHEAYYFWRGLGMRNAVLLHFDAHIDLELDPPIESVMTADTKEGLKRRFETYLRFKERCRGERDPIDPGNYIYSAMRDGIVSDFYWIIPGDRGELDRSLEKVKDILRRISSRGASPAGEAAYSGGILTTKIYNRDLVVTTIEDLPRGIDNALIDIDTDYLTTDTIRRSDPRTCIGKRIPWLWPDRFVAELGRKRIEPLCVTVSYSVNGGYTPIIYKFLGDEVSALLNDAKSPFVDALSERSRAVQAFHKEDFSGSINILLGLAKKADGIKMDRSLNEKFMAHIHFLLFRCYAELGSRAEAKRHYRSSVALDGTYGARDNNYGPLYLGTEGRLGDAEREFRMILASDRGNPHALSGTAKVWLRKAGRLSHEILKGR, from the coding sequence GTGAAGATCCCGATAAAGACGGTGGAAGATCACCACGAGGCATATTATTTCTGGAGAGGCCTGGGTATGAGGAATGCCGTCCTCCTCCATTTTGATGCGCACATAGATCTTGAATTAGATCCTCCGATCGAATCGGTCATGACCGCCGATACCAAAGAAGGCCTGAAGAGACGGTTCGAAACTTACCTCAGGTTTAAAGAGCGGTGCAGGGGCGAGAGGGACCCGATAGATCCGGGGAACTATATATATTCGGCGATGAGGGACGGCATCGTCAGCGACTTTTACTGGATAATACCCGGGGACCGCGGCGAACTTGACAGGTCCCTGGAAAAGGTAAAGGATATTTTGCGGCGAATATCTTCAAGAGGGGCGTCCCCGGCCGGAGAGGCGGCATATTCCGGTGGGATCCTGACGACGAAGATATATAACAGGGACCTTGTCGTCACCACTATCGAGGACCTGCCCCGGGGCATAGACAATGCGCTGATCGATATAGACACCGACTACCTGACGACCGATACCATAAGACGGTCCGACCCGCGGACCTGTATCGGGAAGAGGATACCATGGCTTTGGCCGGACCGGTTCGTCGCGGAATTAGGCCGCAAAAGGATAGAGCCGTTATGTGTGACCGTATCCTATTCCGTGAACGGCGGCTATACCCCTATCATATATAAATTCCTGGGGGATGAGGTGTCGGCGCTTCTTAATGATGCAAAAAGCCCTTTCGTGGACGCGCTCTCGGAGAGGAGCAGGGCCGTTCAGGCATTTCATAAAGAGGATTTCAGTGGCTCTATAAATATCCTGCTCGGACTCGCGAAGAAGGCTGACGGTATAAAGATGGACCGGTCCCTGAATGAGAAATTCATGGCGCATATACATTTCCTCTTATTCAGGTGCTATGCGGAGCTGGGGTCGCGCGCTGAGGCAAAAAGGCATTATCGATCCAGCGTAGCGCTCGACGGAACATACGGCGCCAGGGATAATAATTATGGACCGTTGTACCTGGGAACTGAGGGAAGGCTGGGGGATGCGGAAAGGGAATTCAGGATGATCCTGGCGTCCGACAGGGGCAATCCGCATGCCTTATCAGGCACGGCAAAAGTATGGCTCAGGAAGGCGGGACGTCTCTCGCATGAGATACTCAAAGGTCGTTAA
- the ribE gene encoding 6,7-dimethyl-8-ribityllumazine synthase, translating to MANLIKADLMAKGKKFAVVVSRFNEFISGKLLEGCLDTLTRHGAADSSQDVVWVPGAFEIPLIALKLAKGKKYDAVICLGTVIRGATPHFDFVASEVAKGVAKVSLDTGVPCVFGVITADNLEQAIERAGTKDGNKGRDAALSAIEMANLAGKV from the coding sequence ATGGCGAATCTGATAAAAGCGGATCTTATGGCAAAGGGTAAGAAGTTCGCGGTGGTGGTCTCCCGGTTCAATGAGTTCATATCGGGAAAGCTCCTGGAGGGGTGCCTCGATACCCTTACAAGGCACGGCGCCGCGGATAGTTCGCAGGATGTCGTGTGGGTGCCTGGCGCATTCGAGATACCTCTCATCGCGCTGAAGCTGGCAAAGGGTAAGAAGTATGACGCGGTCATATGTCTTGGCACCGTGATCCGGGGCGCGACGCCGCATTTCGATTTCGTCGCGAGCGAAGTGGCCAAGGGGGTCGCGAAGGTCTCGCTCGATACCGGGGTACCGTGCGTCTTCGGTGTCATCACCGCGGACAATCTCGAACAGGCGATAGAGCGTGCAGGGACGAAGGACGGCAACAAGGGGCGCGACGCCGCACTCTCGGCGATCGAGATGGCGAACCTGGCGGGCAAGGTATAA
- a CDS encoding radical SAM protein — MIRTRQYRSWSAVFHEDHAARPISIQMELTYRCPLHCIHCYSDCYNNPGSEDKELSADGVKDMMDKLYDAGCLWLCLTGGDPLVRSDFPDIYEYARRKGFVVTVFTSLASLDDVVLKKFIDIPPFVIEVTVNGATPETYERVSQVKGSFSRVMANMKKITDARLPLRIKAMVLRENMHEMDILSDLGRSFGCDVMSSAIISARLDGDSAPCKHRVEIDDLVRSGPAAGAYCGAGYLDKADPGTRDREKNTLFSCPAGKWQWNIDPVGRLSLCAHLREPSYDLSKGDLKDGMRALYGYVKTGGFSKPSECERCEIRRLCYSCPGRAKLETGDEGTPVPYFCELARREAERS, encoded by the coding sequence ATGATCAGGACTCGACAGTACAGAAGTTGGAGCGCCGTATTTCACGAAGACCACGCCGCCCGTCCCATCTCGATACAGATGGAGCTTACCTACAGATGTCCGCTCCATTGCATACACTGCTATTCCGACTGCTACAACAACCCGGGGTCAGAAGATAAGGAGTTATCCGCGGACGGCGTAAAGGATATGATGGATAAGCTATATGACGCCGGGTGCCTATGGCTCTGTCTTACCGGCGGTGACCCTCTGGTAAGGTCCGATTTTCCTGATATATATGAGTATGCCAGGAGGAAGGGGTTTGTGGTGACCGTCTTTACAAGCCTTGCCTCTCTGGACGATGTAGTATTGAAAAAGTTCATAGATATCCCGCCGTTTGTCATCGAGGTGACGGTAAACGGCGCCACGCCTGAGACGTATGAACGCGTATCGCAGGTCAAGGGTTCCTTCAGCAGGGTGATGGCCAATATGAAGAAGATAACGGATGCCCGGCTTCCGCTCAGGATAAAGGCGATGGTACTCAGAGAGAATATGCATGAGATGGATATACTCTCTGATCTGGGCAGGTCTTTCGGATGCGATGTAATGAGTAGCGCGATAATATCCGCCCGACTGGACGGTGATAGCGCCCCTTGTAAACACAGGGTCGAAATAGACGATCTTGTGAGGAGCGGGCCCGCAGCCGGTGCGTATTGCGGCGCAGGATATTTAGATAAGGCAGACCCCGGGACACGGGACCGGGAGAAGAATACGTTATTCTCTTGCCCTGCAGGGAAGTGGCAATGGAATATAGACCCTGTGGGCCGGCTCTCCTTATGCGCGCATCTCAGGGAGCCGTCTTATGATCTATCGAAGGGTGACCTGAAAGACGGCATGAGGGCACTGTACGGATATGTAAAGACCGGGGGTTTTTCAAAGCCATCCGAATGCGAAAGGTGCGAAATACGCCGCCTTTGCTATTCCTGCCCGGGAAGGGCAAAGCTCGAAACGGGTGATGAAGGGACGCCGGTGCCCTATTTCTGCGAATTGGCCAGGAGAGAGGCCGAGAGGTCATGA
- a CDS encoding bifunctional 3,4-dihydroxy-2-butanone-4-phosphate synthase/GTP cyclohydrolase II produces MKFNSIKEILEDLKKGRQVIVIDDEDRENEGDLIMAGCLTKPADIAFMATHGRGLICVPMEARRLDELDLHPMATKTFDTYRTGWAISCDAGRGVTTGISSHDRALTINMLANPRTVPGDLIRPGHLFPLRANEGGVLVRAGHTEACVDLLKLAGLYPVGVICEIMKDDGTMARTPDLLRFSRTHGLKICAIADLIEYRRRSEKLIKRVAETVIPTDFGKFRVYVYESVLDRYHHLALVKGRPDKNGALVRVHSECLTGDVFGSKRCDCGEQLHRAMKVIGLSRGGVILYMRQEGRGIGLANKLKAYELQDGGLDTVEANKALGFKPDLRDYGIGAQILADLGLKKIRLLTNNPKKVVGLEGHGLEIVERVSIQVPPSRTNKRYLRAKKEKLGHLISI; encoded by the coding sequence ATGAAATTTAATTCAATAAAAGAGATATTGGAAGACCTGAAGAAGGGCAGGCAGGTCATCGTGATCGACGATGAGGACCGCGAGAACGAGGGCGACCTCATAATGGCGGGTTGCCTGACCAAACCCGCAGACATCGCCTTCATGGCTACCCATGGCCGCGGCCTTATATGCGTCCCTATGGAGGCGCGGCGTCTCGATGAGCTGGACCTCCATCCGATGGCGACAAAGACATTCGATACTTACAGGACGGGATGGGCCATATCTTGCGATGCCGGGCGCGGAGTGACGACGGGCATCTCTTCTCACGATAGGGCCCTCACCATAAATATGCTGGCAAACCCACGGACCGTCCCGGGCGACCTCATAAGGCCGGGTCATCTATTCCCGCTCAGGGCTAACGAAGGCGGGGTGCTCGTGCGCGCCGGCCACACCGAGGCCTGCGTCGACCTTTTGAAGCTTGCGGGGCTCTATCCGGTCGGCGTCATATGCGAGATAATGAAAGATGACGGCACTATGGCGAGGACGCCCGACCTTCTGAGGTTCTCCAGGACGCACGGCCTCAAGATATGCGCTATCGCGGACCTTATAGAATACAGGAGGAGATCGGAGAAGCTCATAAAGAGGGTAGCCGAGACGGTGATCCCGACGGATTTCGGGAAGTTCAGGGTCTATGTTTATGAATCGGTGCTCGACAGGTATCATCACCTTGCCCTGGTAAAGGGCAGGCCGGATAAGAACGGGGCGCTCGTAAGGGTACATTCGGAATGCCTGACCGGGGATGTCTTCGGGTCCAAAAGGTGCGACTGCGGCGAACAGCTCCATAGGGCGATGAAAGTGATCGGCCTGTCCCGGGGCGGCGTCATACTTTATATGAGGCAGGAAGGCCGAGGTATAGGGCTCGCGAATAAGCTTAAGGCGTATGAATTGCAGGACGGCGGGCTCGATACCGTGGAGGCCAATAAGGCGCTCGGCTTTAAGCCGGACCTCAGGGATTACGGTATAGGGGCTCAGATACTGGCCGACCTGGGGTTAAAGAAGATACGGCTCCTTACGAACAATCCGAAGAAGGTCGTCGGGTTGGAAGGTCATGGTCTTGAGATCGTTGAACGCGTCTCCATTCAGGTGCCGCCTTCCAGGACGAATAAGCGGTATCTCAGGGCGAAGAAGGAGAAGCTGGGCCATTTGATAAGTATTTAA
- the smc gene encoding chromosome segregation protein SMC: MHFKALELIGFKSFAEKTKLNFEPGVTAIVGPNGCGKSNIADSIRWVLGEQSTKSLRASKMEDVIFNGTDNKEPINFAEVSLTLSNEKRILPIDYDEVTISRRVFRSGENEYLLNKTPVRLKDISELLMGTGIGAESYSIIEQGKMDLVLSSKPEDRRYVFEEASGITKYKSKKREALRKLEQTEQNLLRINDIIQEVKRQITSIERQARKAERYKEDFEKLKDMEVRISCLEYKDLKTGERTHALESQDLREREKDYSADIAAINAKIADYRQALEEVNKKIFALRDRRSSLSGAVDMNAHKMEIDRERIEESRSSECTLTKEVEGLREKISQEEASAAGLKAEFERVASERTARQASLEEKDRTLKDLNRDIEESEEKLKVCKVSTVDHLARETRIKNELIKLGADVQNRKVRERRLNIEKETVQKDLEAVGRISEAIGIEFEEARKRVADLRSDLETKTKVSEALASELKCAEEAIAKEENRKTAIRSKIEFLEDLVNRFEGFKSGVKNLLVKMREERSSFGGLHGVLADLIKVERGYEEAVSTFLGEDAQLIVAEKDDDIKNAIGYLKESNSGKATFISLQTLGRMRKDRALPDVSPGAVPFEKFIKVDERFGALVDYFFGGAYLTESLDDAIKPDVVSGQFALVTKSGLMFKNGKISGGSAAERDESLLIGRKDRLEALKREAVSAEESVAALTGSVLDKRSRFAALESELRSIGDRAHAEEITLSNIKVRKDAQEESVRKFNDELSVVDLELDEVRQAVDELTTKGEALNKELNDTEAEMSRAQLFAEESQVLISDKRSKREQLILEMATLRTETQSYDREEESARINAERSESFLAELKATLSAREGLLRDAGAKIISLEEEIASLGAQNGTMVNDLRLLDDESAVVERSRSEAVDKMSIDELQLKEKESELEAMRNQARDLDVKLTEINYKKTNLRERIQQAYKTDLETVHAEPEETIDRDALRAQVSELKERLDRMGPVNLVAIEEHKELEERHSFLVHQQEDLVNAKESLLKAIQKINKTTRELFMDAFQKIRVEFKNFFRLLFGGGQAELVLIDEQDVLESGIEIIVRPPGKKLQNIMLLSGGEKALTAIALLFSIFKVKPSPFCVLDEIDAPLDESNVLRFSNVLKDFLKISQFIIITHNKRTIELADVMYGITMQERGVSKIVSVKLLDEKKRAKEGESVGAPS; this comes from the coding sequence ATGCACTTTAAGGCACTAGAGCTGATAGGGTTTAAGTCGTTTGCCGAAAAGACAAAGCTCAATTTTGAACCCGGCGTCACGGCAATAGTCGGTCCGAACGGCTGCGGTAAGTCGAATATAGCCGATTCCATCAGATGGGTACTCGGCGAACAGTCCACGAAGAGCCTGCGCGCCTCCAAGATGGAGGACGTCATCTTCAACGGCACCGACAATAAAGAGCCGATAAATTTTGCCGAAGTATCCCTCACCCTGTCCAACGAAAAACGTATCCTCCCCATAGATTACGACGAAGTCACCATAAGCCGCAGGGTCTTCCGCTCCGGAGAGAACGAATACCTGCTCAATAAGACCCCCGTACGCCTCAAGGACATATCGGAGCTCCTGATGGGCACCGGCATAGGCGCGGAGAGCTACTCCATAATCGAGCAGGGTAAGATGGACCTCGTGCTCAGTTCAAAGCCGGAAGACCGCAGGTATGTATTCGAGGAGGCGAGCGGGATAACGAAGTACAAGTCGAAGAAGAGAGAGGCCCTCCGGAAACTCGAGCAGACCGAGCAGAACCTGCTCCGCATAAACGACATCATCCAGGAAGTCAAGCGTCAGATAACCTCCATCGAACGGCAGGCCCGCAAGGCCGAGCGTTATAAAGAGGATTTTGAAAAACTGAAAGATATGGAGGTCAGGATATCCTGTCTGGAATATAAAGACCTCAAGACCGGCGAGAGGACGCATGCGCTTGAGAGCCAGGACCTGAGGGAACGCGAGAAGGACTATAGCGCGGATATCGCCGCGATCAACGCAAAGATCGCCGATTACAGGCAGGCGCTCGAAGAGGTCAATAAGAAGATATTCGCCCTCAGGGACAGGCGTTCGTCGCTCTCCGGGGCCGTAGATATGAATGCCCACAAGATGGAGATAGACAGGGAGAGGATAGAAGAGTCGCGTTCATCCGAATGCACGCTTACGAAAGAGGTAGAGGGTTTGAGGGAGAAGATATCGCAGGAAGAGGCCTCGGCCGCAGGATTGAAAGCGGAGTTTGAGAGGGTGGCGTCGGAGAGGACGGCGCGGCAGGCATCGCTGGAGGAGAAGGACCGCACACTGAAGGACCTCAATAGAGATATAGAGGAGAGCGAAGAGAAGCTCAAGGTGTGCAAGGTGAGCACGGTCGATCATCTGGCCAGGGAGACACGCATAAAGAATGAGCTGATCAAACTGGGGGCGGACGTACAGAACAGGAAGGTCCGCGAGCGCCGGTTGAATATAGAGAAGGAGACGGTGCAGAAAGACCTGGAAGCGGTCGGCAGGATATCGGAGGCCATCGGGATCGAATTCGAAGAGGCCCGGAAGAGGGTGGCGGACTTAAGGTCCGACCTTGAAACGAAGACGAAGGTCTCGGAGGCGCTGGCCTCGGAATTGAAGTGCGCGGAGGAAGCGATCGCAAAGGAGGAGAACAGGAAGACCGCCATCAGGTCAAAGATAGAGTTCCTGGAAGACCTGGTCAACAGGTTCGAAGGCTTCAAGTCAGGTGTCAAGAACCTGCTTGTGAAGATGAGGGAAGAGAGGTCCTCGTTCGGCGGGCTTCACGGGGTCCTGGCCGATCTTATAAAAGTGGAGAGAGGTTACGAGGAGGCGGTCAGCACGTTCCTGGGAGAGGATGCCCAGCTCATCGTGGCGGAAAAGGATGACGATATAAAGAACGCGATCGGGTACCTCAAAGAGAGCAATTCGGGCAAGGCGACGTTCATATCGCTCCAGACGCTGGGGAGGATGCGTAAAGACCGGGCGCTTCCGGACGTATCGCCGGGTGCGGTGCCGTTCGAAAAATTTATAAAAGTCGACGAGAGGTTCGGCGCGCTGGTCGATTATTTCTTCGGGGGCGCTTACCTTACCGAATCGTTGGATGATGCCATAAAGCCGGACGTCGTGTCGGGACAGTTCGCCCTCGTCACAAAGTCCGGTTTGATGTTCAAGAACGGAAAGATATCCGGCGGCAGCGCGGCGGAGAGGGACGAATCCCTCCTGATAGGGCGCAAAGACCGCCTCGAGGCGCTGAAACGGGAAGCGGTGTCCGCGGAGGAGTCCGTCGCGGCGCTTACGGGATCCGTGCTCGATAAGCGGTCGCGTTTCGCTGCCCTCGAGAGCGAACTGAGGTCTATCGGGGACCGGGCGCATGCCGAAGAGATAACCCTTTCCAATATAAAGGTCAGGAAAGATGCCCAGGAAGAGAGCGTCAGGAAGTTCAATGACGAGCTCTCCGTGGTCGACCTTGAACTTGATGAGGTCAGGCAGGCGGTCGATGAGCTTACGACGAAAGGCGAGGCGCTTAATAAGGAGCTGAACGACACCGAGGCAGAGATGTCACGCGCGCAGCTATTCGCGGAAGAGTCGCAGGTCCTGATAAGCGATAAGAGGTCGAAGCGTGAACAGCTCATCCTGGAGATGGCCACCCTCAGGACGGAGACGCAGTCGTATGACAGGGAAGAGGAGAGCGCAAGGATAAATGCCGAAAGGTCCGAGTCGTTCCTGGCGGAGTTGAAGGCGACCTTATCCGCCAGGGAGGGGCTCTTGAGGGATGCCGGCGCGAAGATCATCTCCCTGGAAGAGGAGATCGCTTCTCTTGGTGCGCAGAACGGCACGATGGTCAACGATCTCAGGCTGCTGGACGATGAGTCCGCGGTGGTCGAGAGGTCCAGGTCGGAGGCGGTCGACAAGATGAGCATCGATGAGCTTCAACTCAAGGAGAAAGAGAGCGAGCTCGAGGCCATGCGCAACCAGGCGCGCGATCTTGACGTGAAGCTCACGGAGATAAATTACAAAAAGACGAACCTGCGCGAGCGCATACAGCAGGCATATAAGACGGACCTGGAGACGGTCCACGCGGAACCCGAAGAGACGATAGACCGCGACGCGTTAAGGGCGCAGGTGTCGGAGCTGAAAGAACGCCTGGACAGGATGGGCCCCGTCAACCTTGTCGCCATAGAGGAGCATAAGGAATTGGAGGAACGCCACTCTTTCCTGGTCCACCAGCAGGAGGACCTGGTGAACGCGAAGGAATCATTGCTGAAGGCGATCCAGAAGATAAATAAGACCACCAGGGAACTTTTTATGGATGCGTTCCAGAAGATACGGGTGGAGTTCAAAAATTTCTTCCGGCTCCTCTTCGGCGGCGGCCAGGCGGAGCTGGTGTTGATAGACGAGCAGGATGTGCTGGAGTCCGGCATCGAGATCATAGTGAGGCCGCCGGGAAAGAAGCTACAGAACATCATGCTGCTCTCGGGCGGAGAGAAGGCGCTTACGGCCATAGCGCTCCTCTTCTCTATATTCAAGGTCAAGCCGAGCCCGTTCTGCGTCCTGGACGAGATAGACGCGCCCCTGGACGAATCGAACGTCCTCAGGTTCTCCAATGTCCTGAAGGATTTTCTCAAGATATCGCAGTTCATCATAATCACCCACAACAAGCGCACCATCGAGCTTGCCGACGTGATGTATGGCATCACCATGCAGGAGAGGGGCGTCTCGAAGATAGTATCGGTTAAGTTACTGGATGAGAAGAAGAGGGCCAAGGAAGGCGAGAGCGTAGGGGCCCCCTCTTAA
- a CDS encoding diguanylate cyclase, with protein MEKEKNLKQELERLEWEFALLYEVSNAMRTTLKLDQIFYIILTALTSHEGLGFNRAMLFLVNEKENVLEGVMGIGPHSADEAGKIWHAISQRRMTLDDFIAAYDGFKSDRESKLNSIVKGIKIPLREDMGILALTILEGMPFEIITEEAKSRVDPDLRKMLNTDYFVTIPLRAKDKVLGAILVDNVFNKKPITKSDVEMLTMFANHTGLAIENSRLYEETVYLSNIDWLTKLWNYGKFQHVLSVEMERAKLNDTVISMVMLDIDNFKNYNDTLGHMRGDHALRKIAEVLQGKSRKCDTVARYGGEEFAIVMPSTSKENARLFAERIRSEVEKLYADDETIKDISKRLTISAGVAAYPEDALTKDELISRADMALYEAKRTGKNKVCLYSSAMV; from the coding sequence ATGGAAAAAGAGAAGAACTTAAAACAGGAACTGGAACGGCTTGAGTGGGAGTTCGCGCTCCTCTACGAGGTCTCCAACGCCATGAGGACCACCCTTAAGCTCGACCAGATATTCTATATAATCCTCACGGCCCTCACTTCCCATGAGGGGCTCGGATTCAACCGCGCCATGCTCTTCCTTGTTAACGAGAAAGAGAATGTCCTTGAAGGCGTAATGGGCATAGGGCCGCACTCGGCCGATGAGGCAGGAAAGATCTGGCACGCGATATCTCAGCGCAGGATGACGCTCGACGACTTCATAGCTGCATATGACGGTTTCAAGAGCGACAGGGAATCGAAGCTGAACTCCATAGTAAAGGGCATAAAGATACCGCTCAGGGAAGATATGGGGATACTCGCCCTCACCATACTCGAAGGCATGCCTTTCGAGATAATAACCGAAGAGGCGAAGTCCAGGGTGGACCCTGACCTGCGGAAGATGCTGAACACCGACTACTTCGTGACGATACCGTTGAGGGCAAAGGACAAGGTGCTCGGCGCGATACTCGTAGACAACGTCTTCAATAAAAAGCCGATAACCAAATCCGATGTCGAAATGCTCACGATGTTCGCTAACCACACAGGGCTTGCCATAGAGAATTCCCGGCTGTACGAAGAGACCGTGTACCTCTCGAATATAGATTGGCTGACCAAGCTCTGGAACTACGGAAAGTTCCAGCATGTCCTTTCGGTAGAGATGGAACGCGCCAAACTTAATGACACCGTCATCAGCATGGTGATGCTCGACATAGACAACTTCAAGAATTATAACGATACCCTCGGCCACATGCGCGGCGACCATGCCCTGCGGAAGATCGCGGAAGTGCTGCAGGGCAAATCGAGGAAGTGCGACACGGTGGCCCGGTACGGCGGCGAGGAGTTCGCGATCGTAATGCCGAGCACATCGAAAGAGAACGCGCGCCTCTTCGCCGAGAGGATAAGGAGTGAAGTGGAAAAACTCTATGCGGACGATGAGACCATAAAGGACATTTCGAAGCGTCTCACCATAAGCGCAGGGGTTGCGGCTTACCCGGAAGACGCCCTGACGAAAGATGAGCTGATATCACGCGCCGATATGGCGCTCTATGAGGCAAAACGCACCGGTAAGAACAAGGTCTGTCTCTATTCTTCCGCTATGGTTTAG
- a CDS encoding alkaline phosphatase family protein: MMKKKVLVIGLDGATLDIIKPLADNGRLPNFSRLMREGSYGVLKSTIPPVTPCAWTSFATGKDPSKHGLYDFTLYEGDPEKQTNVNRTFAKAKSLWRILTENGKRSIVIDVPFTYPPEEINGCIIAREFSPSGKNCAYPRSLYGYLKKNGFIKKAPAELNEVHRHDNARNRVDRKVISKIEAKRISAEKIAKNFRELTEGVDRNIRLCRQLMAEEEWDLFVAVFMSADHAGHSFWGDKGKVHKVYEKLDEAVGMLFRFAGPETLKLIISDHGFTSVPYAFNINEWLCSKGFLDKKIDIPYQDTRKRLRKVLKKIRDDAAERRRGRKYKFKKFKFILNTDYSKSRAYLQSFTSYGVRINLKKRDDRGIVGADEYRPMREYLIKELSRLNHPLTGKKLFEHVLKKEEVYAPGPFGTDPAPDIFLLTEGMETALDGKFDRDARVFKKTVKGYGFHHIDGILFVEGEDIKNGRISNAGITDIAPTILHILGIPIPADMDGRVLKEIFSDSSEARKKDVRHGAAATARQRREIYPDSDDEDVRAKLAALGYL; the protein is encoded by the coding sequence ATGATGAAGAAAAAGGTTCTTGTGATAGGGCTTGACGGTGCGACATTAGATATTATTAAGCCGCTTGCCGATAATGGGAGGTTGCCGAACTTTTCCCGGTTGATGAGAGAAGGTTCGTACGGAGTCCTGAAGAGCACCATCCCGCCCGTAACCCCATGCGCATGGACCAGTTTCGCGACAGGCAAGGACCCTTCAAAGCACGGCCTGTATGATTTCACGCTGTATGAGGGGGATCCGGAGAAGCAGACGAACGTGAACAGGACGTTCGCGAAGGCAAAGTCGTTATGGAGGATATTGACGGAGAACGGGAAGAGAAGTATCGTCATCGATGTGCCGTTTACCTATCCTCCTGAAGAGATAAACGGGTGCATAATCGCAAGGGAATTTTCACCCAGCGGGAAAAATTGTGCATATCCCAGGTCGTTATACGGATACCTGAAGAAGAACGGATTTATTAAAAAGGCGCCCGCGGAATTGAACGAAGTCCATCGCCACGACAACGCCCGGAACAGGGTTGACCGGAAGGTGATAAGTAAAATAGAGGCAAAGAGGATATCGGCAGAAAAAATAGCTAAAAATTTTCGAGAGTTGACGGAAGGCGTAGACAGGAACATACGGCTTTGCCGGCAGCTTATGGCAGAAGAGGAATGGGACTTATTCGTGGCCGTATTCATGTCGGCCGATCACGCCGGCCATTCGTTCTGGGGTGATAAAGGAAAGGTACATAAGGTATATGAAAAACTCGATGAAGCGGTGGGGATGCTCTTCCGGTTCGCCGGGCCGGAGACCTTGAAGCTGATAATCTCCGATCACGGTTTTACCTCGGTCCCCTATGCCTTCAACATAAACGAATGGCTGTGTTCCAAGGGGTTCCTGGACAAAAAGATAGATATCCCGTATCAGGATACCAGAAAGAGGCTGCGCAAGGTCTTGAAAAAGATACGGGACGATGCCGCTGAACGAAGACGCGGCAGGAAATATAAGTTCAAAAAATTTAAGTTTATATTGAATACCGATTATTCAAAGTCGAGGGCGTATCTGCAGTCGTTCACCTCTTACGGGGTGAGGATAAATCTGAAAAAGAGAGACGATCGGGGGATAGTCGGAGCGGATGAATACCGACCCATGAGAGAATATCTCATAAAAGAACTGAGCAGGTTAAACCATCCCCTGACAGGCAAAAAGTTATTTGAGCATGTGTTGAAAAAAGAAGAGGTGTACGCGCCGGGTCCTTTCGGCACGGATCCGGCCCCAGACATATTCTTGCTGACCGAGGGAATGGAGACGGCACTCGACGGAAAATTTGACCGGGATGCCAGAGTATTTAAAAAGACGGTAAAAGGGTACGGTTTTCATCATATAGACGGAATATTATTTGTCGAGGGAGAAGATATAAAAAATGGCCGCATATCGAACGCCGGCATCACCGATATAGCCCCGACCATACTCCATATCCTCGGTATACCCATCCCGGCAGATATGGACGGGAGGGTCTTAAAGGAGATCTTCAGCGATAGCTCCGAAGCGCGTAAAAAGGATGTCAGGCATGGCGCCGCCGCAACGGCGCGACAGCGTAGAGAGATATACCCGGATAGCGATGATGAGGATGTGAGGGCAAAGCTTGCCGCTCTGGGGTACCTGTGA
- a CDS encoding S24/S26 family peptidase: protein MRYSKVVKEIYLNTLEEGRPVTLPSSGWCMWPFIKGGDILTLRSGCGRIEIGDIAIADTCSPDEVRFAGHRVIGIETVGDKKIYFLKSDNSAGKSSESIPEDKIRGRIVSVTRNGLVFDYSMPHLKMVNRAIAFMSARAPLLCIFLKMPVYLIIKWRLMIKDMSKRPIP from the coding sequence ATGAGATACTCAAAGGTCGTTAAAGAGATATACCTGAATACCCTGGAAGAAGGGAGGCCTGTCACATTACCGTCATCCGGATGGTGCATGTGGCCTTTTATAAAAGGGGGTGATATCCTTACGCTGCGATCGGGATGCGGCAGGATAGAGATCGGTGATATAGCCATAGCGGATACCTGCAGCCCGGATGAGGTCCGTTTCGCGGGGCACAGGGTCATAGGTATAGAGACCGTCGGAGACAAAAAGATATATTTCCTGAAATCGGACAACTCCGCCGGCAAAAGCAGCGAATCGATACCGGAAGATAAGATCAGGGGAAGGATCGTGTCGGTCACCAGGAACGGACTGGTCTTCGATTACTCGATGCCCCATCTTAAGATGGTGAATCGCGCTATAGCGTTCATGTCGGCAAGGGCCCCTCTCTTATGTATATTTTTGAAGATGCCCGTATACCTGATAATAAAATGGCGGTTAATGATAAAGGACATGTCAAAACGGCCGATTCCTTGA